The genomic region GTCTGCCGTCCAGGCCGTCCTCGTGAACTCCCACGGCATCTATGACCGGAACACGCGCGTTCTAAATCTGCTTTGGAGAGGCATCATGACCAAGAGACGACCATTCCGCTGCCATCCCACGCCAGCAGCTTGATCCGATCGTTCCGCTTCGAGCGGAACACGAAAATATCGCCGCCGTACGGATCAGCGCACAGTACATCCG from Rhodovastum atsumiense harbors:
- the tnpB gene encoding IS66 family insertion sequence element accessory protein TnpB (TnpB, as the term is used for proteins encoded by IS66 family insertion elements, is considered an accessory protein, since TnpC, encoded by a neighboring gene, is a DDE family transposase.), coding for MATRPVDFRKGVHGLVALVADVLCADPYGGDIFVFRSKRNDRIKLLAWDGSGMVVSWS